The Mycolicibacterium boenickei genome has a segment encoding these proteins:
- a CDS encoding HAD family hydrolase yields MSAERAPGLIATDVDGTLLDEDEKVTPRTRAAVQAAVEAGATFVLATGRPPRWIAPVVDGLGLAPMAVCANGAVIYDPATDRIVSAHTLSADVLGELAEIATRVIPGAGLAVERVGASAHDAATPQFVSSPGYEHAWLNPDNTEVSVEDLLSAPAVKLLIRKAGARSADMAAELLKHIGLQGDITYSTNNGLIEVVPLGISKATGVEELAAPLGLAAGDIVTFGDMPNDIPMLRWAGRGVAMGNAHPEAVDAADEVTQTNAQDGVARVLERWWS; encoded by the coding sequence ATGAGCGCGGAGCGGGCGCCGGGGCTGATCGCCACCGACGTGGACGGAACGTTGCTCGACGAGGACGAGAAGGTCACGCCGCGCACCCGGGCGGCGGTCCAGGCCGCGGTCGAGGCGGGAGCCACGTTCGTGCTGGCCACCGGGCGCCCGCCACGCTGGATCGCGCCGGTGGTCGACGGTCTCGGGCTGGCGCCGATGGCGGTGTGCGCCAACGGCGCGGTGATCTATGACCCGGCCACCGATCGGATCGTCTCGGCCCACACGCTGTCGGCCGATGTGCTCGGCGAGCTCGCCGAGATCGCCACGCGGGTGATCCCCGGCGCGGGACTGGCGGTGGAACGGGTGGGCGCCTCCGCGCATGACGCGGCGACACCGCAGTTCGTCAGCTCGCCGGGCTACGAGCATGCTTGGCTCAACCCGGACAACACCGAGGTGTCGGTCGAGGACCTGCTCAGTGCCCCCGCGGTCAAGCTGCTCATCCGCAAGGCCGGCGCACGCAGCGCCGACATGGCCGCCGAACTGCTCAAACACATTGGTTTACAGGGCGATATCACCTACTCGACCAACAACGGTCTGATCGAGGTGGTGCCGCTGGGCATCAGCAAGGCCACCGGTGTGGAGGAGCTGGCAGCTCCGCTGGGGCTCGCCGCCGGCGACATCGTGACCTTTGGCGACATGCCCAATGACATCCCGATGCTCCGCTGGGCGGGGCGCGGTGTGGCGATGGGCAATGCGCACCCAGAGGCGGTGGACGCGGCCGACGAGGTTACTCAGACCAATGCGCAGGACGGCGTGGCCCGGGTGTTGGAGCGCTGGTGGTCCTGA
- the zomB gene encoding flagellar motor control protein ZomB has translation MPSTSADRITLRRLAGGVGDRLARWPVFPYDVTVRISLWVSVVVVAGLFGWGAWQRRWIADDGLIVLRTVRNLLAGNGPVFNAGERIEANTSTVWTYLVALGAWLGGPVRMEYVALAFALTLSVLGVVLAMLGTGRLYAPSLQGRRALLLPAGVLVYIAVPPARDFATSGLENGLVLAYLGLLWWMMVCWSQALRAAPKTVGRGSPKTAPPPVSSRYFEGALAAVAGLSVLIRPELALIGGGALVMMLIAARGWRRRVLIVVAGGLLPVAYQIFRMGYYGLLVPGTAVAKDASGSKWSQGLTYLTNFNQPYLLWVPVMLLAALGAVLLTTRTRPWWVRHQVPRGYGWLARTVQSPAAVVLFMFVSGLLQAIYWVRQGGDFMHGRVLLTPLFCLLMPVAVIPVVLPDGTKFTRETGYLLAAATSVLWAAVVGWSIWAANSPGLGADGTRVTYTGIVDERRFYSQATGHAHPLTAADYLDYPRMRAVLTAINNTPDGALLLPSGNYDVWDVVPAYPPPPDLTPAERRVLRTPHTVFFTNMGMLGMNVGLDVRVIDQIGLTNPLAMHTQRLTDGRIGHDKNLFPDWAVAEGPFLKTRPYVPQYLDEEWIAQAEAALACPPTESMLNSVRGEMSPRRFLSNLAHAYEFTKYRIDRVPLYDLKRCGLPVPEPKKPPYTGMPATGP, from the coding sequence CTGCCATCTACTTCAGCTGACCGAATTACTCTGCGCCGCCTGGCGGGTGGCGTGGGTGACCGGTTGGCGCGCTGGCCGGTGTTTCCGTACGACGTCACGGTGCGGATCAGCCTGTGGGTGAGCGTGGTCGTGGTGGCCGGGCTGTTCGGCTGGGGCGCCTGGCAGCGCCGCTGGATCGCCGACGACGGCCTGATCGTGCTGCGCACCGTGCGAAACCTGTTGGCGGGCAACGGCCCGGTTTTCAACGCGGGTGAGCGGATCGAGGCCAACACCTCCACGGTGTGGACCTACCTGGTGGCGCTGGGCGCCTGGCTCGGCGGCCCGGTCCGGATGGAGTACGTGGCCCTGGCGTTCGCGCTGACGCTCAGCGTGCTCGGCGTCGTGCTGGCGATGCTCGGTACCGGCCGGCTGTACGCCCCGAGCCTGCAGGGTCGCCGCGCGCTGCTGCTGCCCGCAGGCGTGCTGGTCTACATCGCGGTCCCGCCGGCTCGCGACTTCGCCACCTCGGGTCTCGAAAACGGTTTGGTGCTGGCCTATTTGGGCTTGCTGTGGTGGATGATGGTGTGCTGGTCGCAGGCGCTGCGCGCGGCGCCCAAAACGGTCGGTCGGGGCAGCCCGAAGACCGCGCCGCCGCCGGTGTCGAGCCGGTACTTCGAGGGCGCACTGGCCGCCGTCGCCGGGCTGAGCGTGCTGATCCGCCCCGAGTTGGCGTTGATCGGCGGCGGCGCCCTGGTGATGATGCTGATCGCGGCGCGCGGCTGGCGTCGCCGGGTCCTGATCGTGGTGGCCGGTGGGCTGCTGCCGGTCGCCTACCAGATCTTCCGGATGGGTTACTACGGGCTGCTGGTGCCGGGCACCGCGGTGGCCAAGGACGCCTCGGGATCCAAGTGGTCCCAGGGCCTGACGTATCTCACCAATTTCAACCAGCCGTACCTGCTGTGGGTGCCGGTGATGCTGCTGGCCGCGCTCGGCGCGGTGCTGCTGACCACCAGGACCCGGCCGTGGTGGGTCCGCCACCAGGTGCCGCGCGGCTACGGCTGGCTGGCCCGGACCGTCCAAAGCCCGGCTGCGGTAGTGCTTTTCATGTTCGTCAGCGGGTTGCTGCAGGCGATCTACTGGGTGCGCCAGGGCGGTGACTTCATGCACGGCCGGGTGTTGCTGACCCCGTTGTTCTGCCTGCTGATGCCGGTCGCGGTGATCCCCGTCGTGCTGCCAGACGGCACCAAGTTCACCCGGGAGACGGGTTACCTCCTGGCCGCGGCCACGAGCGTGCTGTGGGCCGCGGTGGTGGGGTGGTCGATCTGGGCCGCCAACTCGCCCGGTCTCGGCGCCGACGGGACGCGCGTCACCTACACCGGCATCGTCGACGAGCGCCGGTTCTACTCGCAGGCCACCGGTCACGCCCACCCGTTGACCGCCGCGGATTACCTGGACTACCCGCGCATGCGGGCGGTGCTGACCGCGATCAACAACACCCCCGACGGGGCGCTGTTGTTGCCGTCGGGCAACTACGACGTGTGGGACGTCGTCCCCGCCTATCCGCCCCCTCCGGACCTCACCCCGGCGGAGCGGCGGGTGCTGCGCACGCCGCACACCGTGTTCTTCACCAACATGGGCATGCTGGGCATGAACGTCGGGCTCGACGTCCGGGTCATCGACCAGATCGGCCTGACGAACCCGCTGGCGATGCACACCCAGCGGTTGACCGATGGCCGGATCGGTCACGACAAGAACCTGTTCCCGGACTGGGCCGTGGCCGAGGGGCCGTTCCTCAAGACCAGGCCCTACGTCCCGCAGTACCTGGACGAGGAATGGATCGCCCAGGCCGAGGCGGCGCTGGCCTGCCCGCCCACCGAGTCGATGCTGAACTCGGTACGCGGAGAGATGAGTCCGCGACGGTTCCTGTCCAACCTGGCGCACGCGTATGAGTTCACGAAGTACCGGATCGACCGGGTGCCGCTCTATGACCTCAAGCGCTGCGGACTGCCGGTTCCCGAGCCCAAGAAGCCGCCGTACACGGGGATGCCCGCGACCGGTCCGTAA
- a CDS encoding phosphatase PAP2 family protein, whose product MTDAPRGEDAVLVAVQSALATRPGVLRGARALSHFGEHSLGWLGLAAVGALAQPAKRKSWLAVGAGAFLAHAAAVLIKRVVRRERPHHPDIAVNVGTPSRLSFPSAHATSTAAAAVLLARTTGLPVRAALVVPMALSRLVLGVHYPTDVLTGVAVGTVVGSVVGKTAGVGPKETVAK is encoded by the coding sequence ATGACCGATGCCCCGCGCGGCGAGGACGCCGTGTTGGTTGCCGTGCAGTCCGCCCTGGCCACCCGGCCCGGCGTCCTGCGCGGCGCGCGTGCGTTGTCGCATTTCGGTGAGCACAGCCTGGGTTGGCTCGGGCTCGCCGCCGTCGGTGCCCTGGCCCAGCCGGCCAAGCGCAAGTCGTGGCTGGCGGTGGGCGCCGGGGCGTTCCTGGCCCATGCCGCCGCGGTCCTGATCAAGCGGGTGGTGCGCCGGGAGCGGCCGCATCACCCCGACATTGCCGTGAACGTCGGGACGCCGAGCCGGTTGAGTTTCCCGTCGGCACATGCCACCTCGACCGCCGCGGCGGCCGTGCTGCTGGCCCGGACCACGGGCCTGCCGGTGCGGGCCGCGCTGGTGGTGCCGATGGCGCTGTCGCGTCTGGTGCTGGGCGTGCACTATCCCACCGACGTGCTGACCGGCGTGGCCGTCGGGACGGTCGTGGGTTCTGTGGTCGGAAAAACTGCCGGTGTCGGGCCGAAGGAGACTGTGGCCAAATGA
- the glf gene encoding UDP-galactopyranose mutase produces the protein MTSLSPRLTTDQSSGHFDLFVVGSGFFGLTIAERVATQLGKRVLVIERRPHIGGNAYSEAEPQTGIEVHKYGAHLFHTSNQRVWDYVRQFTDFTGYQHRVFAMHAGQAYQFPMGLGLVSQFFGRYFTPDEARALIKEQASEIAGHEAANFEEKAISLIGRPLYEAFVKAYTAKQWQTDPKELPAANITRLPVRYTFDNRYFNDTYEGLPVDGYTAWLENMAADDRIEVRLDTDWFDVRDELRAANPDAPVVYTGPLDRYFDYSEGRLGWRTLDFDLEVLDTGDFQGTPVMNYNDADVDYTRIHEFRHFHPERDYPADKTVIMREYSRFAKEDDEPYYPINTESDRALLASYRARAKAETATAKVLFGGRLGTYQYLDMHMAIASALNMYDNTLAPHLSDGAPLATEEESSKA, from the coding sequence ATGACGTCCTTATCTCCCCGGCTCACGACCGACCAGTCCAGCGGACATTTCGACTTATTCGTCGTCGGCTCCGGTTTCTTCGGCCTGACGATCGCTGAGCGCGTGGCGACGCAACTGGGCAAGCGTGTCCTTGTTATCGAGCGCCGCCCGCATATCGGCGGCAACGCCTATTCGGAAGCCGAGCCGCAGACCGGTATCGAGGTCCACAAGTACGGCGCCCACCTGTTCCACACCTCCAACCAACGGGTGTGGGATTACGTGCGGCAGTTCACCGACTTCACCGGCTATCAGCACCGCGTCTTCGCGATGCATGCCGGCCAGGCCTACCAGTTCCCGATGGGGCTGGGCCTGGTCTCGCAGTTCTTCGGCCGCTACTTCACCCCGGACGAGGCCCGCGCCCTGATCAAGGAGCAGGCCAGCGAGATCGCCGGACATGAGGCGGCCAACTTCGAGGAGAAGGCCATCTCGCTGATCGGGCGCCCGCTCTACGAGGCGTTCGTCAAGGCCTATACCGCCAAGCAATGGCAGACCGACCCCAAGGAACTGCCCGCGGCCAACATCACCCGGCTGCCGGTGCGCTACACGTTCGACAACCGCTACTTCAACGACACCTACGAAGGCCTGCCGGTCGACGGGTACACCGCGTGGCTGGAGAACATGGCCGCCGACGACCGCATCGAGGTGCGGCTGGACACCGACTGGTTCGATGTCCGCGACGAGCTTCGCGCCGCCAACCCCGACGCCCCCGTGGTGTACACCGGTCCGCTCGACCGTTACTTCGACTACTCCGAGGGCCGGTTGGGCTGGCGCACACTGGATTTCGATCTCGAAGTGCTCGACACCGGAGACTTCCAGGGCACCCCGGTGATGAACTACAACGACGCCGACGTGGATTACACGCGCATCCACGAGTTCCGCCATTTCCACCCGGAGCGGGACTACCCGGCCGACAAGACCGTGATCATGCGGGAGTACTCGCGATTCGCCAAAGAAGACGACGAGCCGTACTACCCGATCAACACCGAATCCGACCGTGCCCTGCTGGCCTCCTACCGGGCCCGCGCCAAGGCCGAGACCGCCACGGCGAAGGTGCTTTTCGGCGGCCGGCTGGGCACCTACCAGTACCTCGACATGCACATGGCCATCGCCAGTGCACTGAACATGTACGACAACACCCTGGCACCGCACCTGTCCGACGGTGCGCCGCTGGCTACCGAAGAGGAAAGCAGCAAAGCATGA
- a CDS encoding N-acetylmuramoyl-L-alanine amidase, producing MQSRRSAPSILFTALAATVVIVPWAIAGTDSGEQSDQPSAAPQLTQQPLDNLAVGESIREIHQDSPFSMVALTSPDLRGTSARVRARKDDGSWGPWYQAENLDGVGADTPGPRGTEPVFVGRTNTVQISVTRAPQAPPPPPGKNGKPAAPKPALGYVPANVEAPIGQNVTAVLISPPQAPVDVGPLPTAAINPGQPPTIITRAQWGANESMRCGNTVYDKGIRAGIVHHTAGSNDYAPEDSAGIVRSIYEYHTRELGWCDIAYNAMVDKFGQVFEGRAGGMDKPVEGSHTGGFNIDTWGVAMMGDFDVVPPTEIQVRNTGRLLGWRLGLDRVDPHGTVVLTSAGGSFTHFPRGATPTLPTIFTHRDVGITDCPGNAAYAQMDRIRDIAARFNQPPGPADLAEQMRGGAIYNRWQAEGGPTGMLGNPTSPESAGAGTSRYATFERGAVYWSPESGAEPVTGAIYEAWGTLGFERGALGLPTSAEIPEPQWIVQNFQHGTLNFDREKGTVTRVVDGMPVELPPPSPDQQPVQLERFTPIT from the coding sequence GTGCAGTCCCGTCGTTCCGCGCCGTCGATTCTCTTCACCGCCCTTGCGGCGACGGTCGTGATCGTGCCGTGGGCGATCGCAGGCACCGATTCCGGCGAACAATCCGACCAGCCCAGTGCTGCACCACAGCTCACCCAGCAACCGCTCGACAACCTCGCGGTCGGCGAGAGCATCCGCGAGATCCATCAGGACAGTCCCTTCTCGATGGTCGCGCTCACCTCACCGGACCTGCGCGGCACATCCGCCCGGGTTCGCGCCCGCAAGGACGACGGCAGCTGGGGACCCTGGTACCAGGCCGAGAACCTCGACGGTGTGGGCGCCGACACCCCTGGCCCACGCGGCACCGAACCGGTGTTCGTCGGCCGCACCAACACCGTGCAGATCTCGGTCACCCGCGCACCCCAGGCACCGCCACCACCGCCCGGCAAGAACGGCAAGCCGGCGGCGCCCAAGCCGGCACTCGGCTACGTGCCCGCCAACGTCGAGGCCCCCATCGGCCAGAACGTCACCGCGGTGCTGATCAGCCCGCCCCAGGCACCCGTCGACGTCGGCCCGCTGCCCACCGCCGCCATCAACCCCGGCCAACCGCCGACCATCATCACCCGCGCGCAGTGGGGCGCCAACGAGTCGATGCGATGCGGAAACACCGTGTACGACAAGGGCATCCGAGCCGGCATCGTGCACCACACCGCGGGCAGCAACGACTACGCCCCCGAGGATTCAGCGGGCATCGTCCGGTCGATCTACGAGTACCACACCCGTGAGCTGGGCTGGTGCGACATCGCCTACAACGCGATGGTCGACAAGTTCGGGCAGGTCTTCGAAGGCCGCGCGGGCGGGATGGACAAGCCCGTCGAGGGTTCCCACACCGGCGGCTTCAACATCGACACCTGGGGAGTGGCGATGATGGGCGACTTCGACGTCGTGCCGCCCACCGAGATCCAGGTGCGCAACACCGGACGGCTGCTCGGCTGGCGACTCGGCCTCGATCGCGTCGACCCGCACGGCACCGTCGTACTCACCTCCGCGGGCGGGTCCTTCACCCACTTCCCGCGCGGCGCCACCCCGACCCTGCCGACGATCTTCACCCACCGCGACGTCGGCATCACCGACTGCCCCGGCAACGCGGCCTACGCCCAGATGGACCGCATCCGCGACATCGCCGCGCGGTTCAACCAGCCACCCGGCCCCGCCGACCTGGCCGAGCAGATGCGCGGCGGCGCGATCTACAACCGCTGGCAGGCAGAAGGCGGTCCGACCGGCATGCTCGGCAACCCCACCTCACCCGAGTCCGCAGGCGCAGGCACCTCCCGGTACGCGACCTTCGAGCGCGGCGCCGTGTACTGGTCACCCGAGAGCGGTGCCGAACCGGTCACCGGCGCCATCTACGAGGCCTGGGGAACACTCGGCTTCGAGCGCGGAGCCCTGGGCCTGCCGACCAGTGCCGAAATCCCCGAACCCCAGTGGATCGTGCAGAACTTCCAGCACGGCACGCTGAACTTCGACCGGGAGAAGGGCACCGTCACGCGCGTGGTCGACGGTATGCCGGTGGAACTCCCGCCGCCGTCGCCCGATCAGCAGCCGGTGCAGCTGGAGCGCTTCACCCCGATCACCTGA
- a CDS encoding glycosyltransferase: protein MSDIPSGALDAGESRAVSLLARVILPRPGEPLDVRKLYLDEDPTNARRAHAPTRTTLEIGTESGISFATYFNAFPASYWRRWSTLKSVVLRVELTGTARVDVYRSKATGARITVGGAPVSSGDSSEPAAVEFEIDLTPFEDGGWIWFDITSNTAVRVHSAGWYAPTPAPGRANIAVGIPTFNRPSDCVNALAALTSDPLVDEVISAVIVSDQGTSKAKDHPGFEAAAAALGNRLTIHNQPNLGGSGGYSRVMYEALKNTDCEQILFMDDDIRIEPDSILRALAMNRFAKEPTLVGGQMLNLQEPSHLHIMGEMVDRTNFMWSAAPNAEYDHDFAKHPLDDTDSARSKLLHRRIDVDFNGWWMCMIPRQVAEELGQPLPLFIKWDDVEYGLRAAEHGYRTVTLPGAAIWHMAWSDKDDAIDWQAYFHLRNRLVVSALHWDGDARGLLASHLKATFKHLLCLEYSTVAIQNRAMEDFLGGPEHIFSILESALPDVRKMRQEYPDAVVLPGATELPAASDLKRKKIGIPVSKPAILVNLARGVVHQLRRHDPETHIRPQINVATQDARWFSLCRVDGVTVTTADGRGVVYRQRDRAKMFALLRASLRQQLRVVRQFDRMRKVYREALPVLTSTQKWETVLLTESAEKN, encoded by the coding sequence ATGAGTGACATCCCATCCGGCGCACTCGACGCCGGAGAATCGCGGGCCGTCAGTCTGCTGGCCCGCGTCATCCTGCCGCGACCGGGCGAGCCGCTGGACGTTCGCAAGCTCTACCTCGACGAGGACCCGACCAACGCCCGCCGGGCGCATGCGCCGACCCGCACGACCCTGGAGATCGGCACGGAGTCCGGGATCTCGTTCGCGACCTACTTCAACGCGTTCCCGGCCAGCTACTGGCGTCGCTGGTCGACCCTGAAGTCGGTGGTCCTGCGCGTCGAGCTGACCGGCACGGCCCGCGTCGACGTGTACCGGTCCAAGGCCACCGGTGCCCGCATCACGGTCGGCGGTGCCCCCGTGTCCAGCGGCGACTCGTCCGAACCGGCCGCCGTCGAGTTCGAGATCGACCTGACCCCGTTCGAGGACGGCGGCTGGATCTGGTTCGACATCACGAGCAACACCGCGGTGCGGGTGCACAGCGCCGGCTGGTACGCCCCGACGCCCGCGCCGGGCCGGGCCAACATCGCCGTCGGAATCCCGACCTTCAACCGGCCTTCGGACTGTGTCAACGCCCTTGCCGCGCTGACCTCGGATCCGTTGGTGGACGAGGTGATCAGCGCGGTCATCGTGTCCGACCAGGGCACCAGCAAGGCCAAGGACCATCCTGGTTTCGAGGCCGCCGCGGCCGCGCTGGGCAACCGGCTGACGATCCACAATCAGCCCAACCTCGGCGGGTCCGGCGGCTACAGCCGCGTCATGTACGAGGCGCTGAAGAACACCGACTGTGAGCAGATCCTGTTCATGGACGACGACATCCGCATCGAACCCGATTCGATCCTGCGGGCCTTGGCGATGAACCGGTTCGCGAAGGAACCGACCCTGGTCGGCGGCCAGATGCTCAACCTGCAGGAGCCGTCACACCTGCACATCATGGGCGAGATGGTGGACCGGACCAACTTCATGTGGTCGGCCGCCCCCAACGCCGAATACGACCACGACTTCGCCAAACACCCGCTCGACGACACCGATTCGGCCCGCAGCAAGCTGTTGCACCGCCGGATCGACGTCGACTTCAACGGCTGGTGGATGTGCATGATCCCGCGCCAGGTGGCCGAGGAGCTCGGTCAGCCGTTGCCGCTGTTCATCAAGTGGGACGACGTCGAGTACGGCCTGCGCGCCGCCGAGCACGGCTACCGCACGGTCACCCTGCCCGGCGCGGCGATCTGGCACATGGCCTGGAGCGACAAGGACGACGCGATCGACTGGCAGGCCTACTTCCACCTGCGCAACCGGTTGGTGGTCTCTGCCCTGCACTGGGACGGCGACGCGCGCGGGCTGCTGGCCAGCCACCTCAAGGCCACGTTCAAACACCTTCTGTGCCTTGAGTATTCGACGGTCGCGATCCAGAACCGGGCCATGGAGGACTTCCTGGGCGGTCCGGAACACATCTTCTCCATCCTGGAATCGGCGCTGCCCGACGTCCGCAAGATGCGCCAGGAGTACCCGGACGCCGTCGTGCTGCCCGGTGCCACCGAGCTGCCTGCGGCCTCGGACCTCAAGCGCAAGAAGATCGGTATCCCGGTGTCCAAGCCGGCCATCCTGGTGAACCTGGCCCGCGGGGTCGTGCACCAGCTGCGCCGGCACGATCCGGAGACCCACATCCGGCCGCAGATCAATGTCGCCACCCAGGACGCCCGCTGGTTCTCGCTGTGCCGTGTCGACGGGGTCACCGTCACCACCGCCGATGGTCGCGGTGTGGTGTACCGGCAACGCGACCGCGCCAAGATGTTCGCGTTGCTGCGCGCCTCGCTGCGCCAGCAGTTGCGCGTGGTCCGTCAGTTCGACCGGATGCGCAAGGTCTATCGTGAGGCGCTGCCGGTGCTGACCAGCACCCAGAAGTGGGAGACGGTGTTGCTGACAGAGTCGGCGGAGAAAAACTGA
- a CDS encoding decaprenyl-phosphate phosphoribosyltransferase has translation MSEEAQPEAGPPKNLATGLIKALRPRQWIKNLLVLAAPLAAVGSGIEYDYADLGYKVSIAFVVFCLAASSIYLINDARDVEADRAHPTKRFRPIAAGVVPESLAYVVAIVLALASLGISWLLTPDLALVMAVYIAIQLAYCFGLKHQAVLDICIVSSGFLLRAIAGGVAADIPLSQWFLLVMAFGSLFMAAGKRYAELQLAERTGAKIRKSLERYTSSYLRFVWTLSATAMVVCYGLWAFGRDSANDALGLDGQDASWYAITMVPFTIAILRYAVDIDGGIAGEPEEIALKDRVLQILFLAWIGTIGAAIYFS, from the coding sequence ATGAGTGAGGAAGCGCAGCCGGAGGCCGGTCCGCCCAAGAATCTGGCGACCGGCCTGATCAAGGCGCTGCGGCCACGGCAGTGGATCAAGAACCTGCTGGTGCTGGCGGCCCCCTTGGCCGCCGTCGGCAGCGGGATCGAGTATGACTACGCCGACCTCGGCTACAAGGTGTCGATCGCGTTCGTGGTGTTCTGTCTGGCCGCGTCGTCGATCTACCTGATCAACGACGCACGTGACGTCGAGGCCGACCGGGCCCATCCCACCAAGCGGTTCCGGCCGATCGCCGCGGGCGTGGTGCCGGAGTCGCTGGCCTACGTGGTGGCCATCGTGCTCGCACTGGCCTCGCTGGGCATCTCATGGTTGCTGACCCCGGACCTGGCCCTGGTGATGGCGGTGTACATCGCCATCCAGCTGGCGTACTGCTTCGGCCTCAAGCACCAGGCGGTGCTCGACATCTGCATCGTGTCCTCGGGGTTCCTGCTCCGCGCGATCGCCGGTGGCGTGGCCGCCGATATCCCGCTGTCGCAGTGGTTCCTCCTGGTGATGGCCTTCGGTTCGTTGTTCATGGCCGCCGGAAAGCGTTATGCGGAGCTGCAATTGGCCGAGCGCACCGGTGCCAAGATCCGCAAGTCGCTGGAGCGCTACACCAGCAGCTACCTGCGCTTCGTGTGGACGTTGTCGGCCACCGCGATGGTGGTCTGCTACGGCCTGTGGGCCTTCGGGCGCGACAGTGCCAACGACGCGCTGGGGCTCGACGGCCAGGATGCGTCGTGGTACGCGATCACGATGGTTCCGTTCACGATCGCGATCCTGCGCTATGCGGTTGACATTGATGGTGGCATCGCCGGTGAGCCAGAGGAGATCGCGCTGAAAGACCGAGTGCTGCAGATCCTGTTCCTGGCGTGGATCGGAACCATCGGTGCTGCCATCTACTTCAGCTGA
- a CDS encoding esterase family protein: protein MLTSGVSVVRHWGRRLLTATAAIAMLPTLGALAAAPPAGAFSREGLPVEYLDVYSPSMGRSIRVQFQGPASAPAPASTTEGAPAEPAPATAPSGPSKAVYLLDGMRAQDDFSGWDINTPAFEWFYGSGISTVMPVGGQSSFYSDWYSPSTLNKQTYTYKWETFLTQELPAYLSAKKQVSPTGNAVVGLSMSGGAALILSAYHPGQFSYAASLSGFLNPSALLMQQAIRVAMLDAGRYNVDNMWGLPWDGAWKRNDPIKQVAKIVANGTRLWVYCAPGGATGLDEGSDPNLAMSASSLETLAIKSNKDFQDAYVKAGGNNGSFHFPPAGNHAWPYWAAQLQALKPDLIATING, encoded by the coding sequence ATGCTGACCTCTGGTGTCTCCGTCGTGCGCCATTGGGGCCGGCGCCTGCTGACGGCCACGGCCGCGATCGCGATGCTGCCCACTCTCGGGGCGCTCGCGGCGGCGCCGCCCGCGGGGGCCTTCTCCCGCGAGGGGCTGCCGGTCGAGTACCTCGACGTGTACTCGCCGTCGATGGGTCGCAGCATCCGCGTGCAGTTCCAGGGTCCGGCGTCGGCGCCCGCTCCGGCGAGCACCACCGAGGGCGCCCCGGCCGAGCCGGCCCCGGCGACCGCGCCGAGCGGCCCGAGCAAGGCGGTCTACCTGCTGGACGGCATGCGTGCCCAGGATGACTTCAGCGGCTGGGACATCAACACCCCCGCGTTCGAGTGGTTCTACGGTTCCGGCATCTCGACGGTGATGCCGGTCGGCGGGCAGTCCAGCTTCTACAGCGACTGGTACTCGCCGTCGACTCTGAACAAGCAGACCTACACCTACAAATGGGAGACGTTCCTCACACAGGAGCTCCCGGCGTACCTTTCGGCCAAGAAGCAGGTCTCCCCGACGGGCAACGCGGTGGTCGGGCTGTCCATGTCGGGCGGTGCCGCGCTGATCCTGTCGGCCTACCACCCTGGTCAGTTCAGCTATGCCGCATCGCTGTCGGGTTTCCTCAACCCGTCGGCTCTGCTGATGCAACAGGCAATCCGGGTCGCGATGCTCGATGCGGGCCGCTACAACGTCGACAACATGTGGGGTCTGCCGTGGGACGGCGCCTGGAAGCGCAACGACCCGATCAAGCAGGTCGCCAAGATCGTGGCGAACGGCACCCGGCTGTGGGTGTACTGCGCGCCGGGCGGTGCCACCGGGCTCGACGAGGGTTCCGACCCGAATCTCGCGATGAGCGCCAGCAGCCTGGAAACGCTGGCAATCAAGAGCAACAAGGATTTTCAGGACGCCTACGTCAAGGCGGGCGGCAACAACGGGAGCTTTCACTTCCCACCGGCGGGCAACCATGCCTGGCCGTACTGGGCGGCTCAGTTGCAGGCCTTGAAACCAGACCTGATCGCGACCATCAACGGCTGA